A window of Exiguobacterium sp. FSL W8-0210 contains these coding sequences:
- a CDS encoding NAD(P)H-binding protein, translating to MKVLVVGASGTIGARVVKSLAKGHQVTVIVRHEHLVERFEKLGVKAHYVDIETELEKVIEHGVAGQDAVICAATAGVDGEATEIELLDRTVALKTIDAAKKARVRHFVLLSAYGADRPEQFKKDVYPFYAAKNAAEEQIEHSGLTYTIICPVAITTGEGRGLIEADEDLKDTKDATISETDVASILVASVDNRSVFNRRLEVKEGKTSLNEALGGAEAVGSVKDNRQVKKQLPRFN from the coding sequence GTCAAATCGCTTGCCAAGGGTCATCAGGTCACGGTCATCGTTCGTCATGAACATCTGGTGGAACGATTCGAAAAACTCGGTGTCAAGGCGCATTACGTCGATATCGAAACAGAACTCGAAAAAGTCATTGAGCACGGAGTCGCAGGGCAGGATGCAGTCATTTGTGCGGCGACCGCAGGAGTAGACGGCGAAGCAACTGAAATAGAACTGCTGGACCGAACAGTCGCTTTGAAAACAATTGATGCAGCTAAAAAAGCGCGAGTACGTCATTTCGTGCTACTGAGCGCTTATGGTGCAGATCGACCTGAGCAATTCAAGAAAGATGTCTATCCGTTCTACGCTGCTAAGAATGCAGCAGAGGAACAGATTGAACATAGTGGTTTGACGTATACGATCATTTGTCCGGTTGCCATCACAACAGGTGAAGGGCGTGGCTTGATTGAAGCCGATGAAGATTTGAAGGACACGAAGGACGCGACGATTTCGGAAACGGATGTCGCATCGATCCTCGTTGCTTCTGTCGATAATCGATCGGTATTTAATCGACGTCTAGAAGTCAAGGAAGGAAAGACATCCTTGAATGAGGCCTTAGGAGGAGCGGAAGCTGTCGGTAGCGTTAAAGATAACCGTCAAGTCAAAAAACAATTACCACGTTTTAACTAA